In Erpetoichthys calabaricus chromosome 2, fErpCal1.3, whole genome shotgun sequence, a genomic segment contains:
- the ptmaa gene encoding prothymosin alpha-A, whose amino-acid sequence MADTKVDTSSESPAKDLKEKREAVEDAENGRDAPNGNAENEENGEQEAENEVEDDDEEDVGDDEEDDDGDDDEDDDEGEGATGKRAADDDEDDDVETKKQKTDD is encoded by the exons ATGGCAGATACTAAAGTAGATACCAGTTCCGAGAGTCCCGCCAAG GACCTTAAGGAAAAAAGGGAAGCGGTTGAAGATGCAGAAAATGGCAGAGATGCACCAAATGGAAATGCA gaaAATGAGGAAAATGGTGAACAGGAGGCAGAAAATGAAGTAGAAGATGATGATGAGGAAGATGTTGGGGATGATGAAGAGGATGATGATG gtgatgatgatgaagatgatgatgaaggtgAAGGAGCAACAGGAAAAAGAGCTGCAGATGATGATGAG GATGACGATGTTGAAACAAAGAAGCAGAAAACAGATGACTAG